In the genome of Notamacropus eugenii isolate mMacEug1 chromosome 5, mMacEug1.pri_v2, whole genome shotgun sequence, one region contains:
- the LOC140508889 gene encoding small ribosomal subunit protein uS15-like — MGCMHTPGKGLSQSALPYHHSVPTWLKLTSNDVKEQIYKLVKKGLMPFQIHVILRDSHGVAQVCFVTGNKILRILKFKGLVPAIPEDLCHLIKKAVALQKHLARNRKDKDSKFHLILNKSRIH, encoded by the coding sequence ATGGGTTGCATGCACACTCCTGGGAAGGGTTTGTCCCAGTCTGCTCTGCCATACCACCACAGTGTACCCACGTGGCTGAAGCTCACCTCCAACGACGTGAAGGAGCAGATCTACAAGCTGGTCAAGAAGGGTCTGATGCCCTTCCAGATTCATGTGATCTTGAGGGATTCTCATGGTGTGGCACAAGTATGCTTTGTAACTGGCAACAAAATTTTGAGAATTCTAAAATTCAAGGGACTTGTCCCTGCTATTCCTGAAGATCTTTGTCACTTGATCAAGAAAGCTGTTGCTCTTCAAAAGCATCTTGCGAGAAACAGAAAGGATAAGGATTCTAAATTCCATCTGATTCTGAACAAGAGCCGAATTCATTGA